One window of the Felis catus isolate Fca126 chromosome E3, F.catus_Fca126_mat1.0, whole genome shotgun sequence genome contains the following:
- the CCDC78 gene encoding coiled-coil domain-containing protein 78 isoform X8 — translation MEHAAAPGHRPEPPPWATENVLRQAEDWTTSLKTELPSDLQLSEEQRLQISKELVYLQITTHHLREQHEAELFELKSEVLRLESRVLELELHGDCAAPAEADLGRRQKLAQGLGHKAQEQLQGEWQRVLEQHRAQKQALETRVADLGRRLQGAREEARIAGQRLATQAMVLSACQGQLRQAEAENAQLQLQLKRLNQEYAIQLQRCAQAVAESAKRTGQVPEAAALRTFLETTLEDIRAAHRSREQQLARAARAYRKRLADLSRRHEELLANHSVQQVPADPSGAPWTPKATFDAATSDLEPLPLHLVTKLSHLPENQARLETKFWKLQAQPFQSNGLMTLLLFLQKGPSGASQGSTSEPQGQEPASWAQIHQKLQDFSRGTQVQTRDPEAEEANGYRGCLQSGGHPSSQAPALQDPQPLASCQMHSAELFAAGMEPSSQHPLAGRGHATQSST, via the exons ATGGAGCATGCGGCAGCCCCAGGCCACAGGCCGGAGCCCCCACCCTGGGCCACTGAGAAT GTTCTGCGGCAGGCCGAGGACTGGACAACCAGCCTCAAGACAGAGCTTCCCTCAGATCTACAACTGAGTGAGGAGCAGCGGCTGCAG ATCTCCAAGGAGTTGGTTTACCTGCAGATCACAACGCATCACTTGCGGGAGCAACACGAGGCTGAACTCTTCGAGCTGAAGAGTGAG GTCCTGCGGCTGGAGAGCCGGGTGCTGGAGCTGGAGCTGCACGGAGATTGTGCAGCCCCGGCAGAGGCTGACCTGGGGCGCCGCCAGAAGCTGGCACAGGGGCTTGGGCACAAGGCCCAGGAGCAG CTACAGGGAGAATGGCAGCGAGTGCTGGAGCAGCACAGGGCCCAGAAGCAGGCACTGGAGACCCGCGT GGCAGATCTGGGTCGGCGGCTGCAGGGAGCCCGAGAGGAGGCCAGGATAGCTGGGCAGCGACTGGCCACACAAGCCATG GTATTGTCTGCCTGCCAGGGCCAGCTCCGCCAGGCTGAGGCGGAGAACGCCCAGCTGCAGCTGCAGCTCAAGAGGCTGAACCAAGAGTATGCCATCCAGCTGCAGCGATGTGCCCAAGCCGTGGCC GAGTCTGCAAAGCGCACCGGCCAGGTGCCCGAAGCCGCAGCCCTTAGGACGTTCCTGGAGACCACTCTGGAGGACATCCGGGCAGCACACCGCAGCCGTGAACAGCAGTTGGCCCGGGCTGCTCGCGCCTACCGCAAGCGCCTGGCAGATCTGAGCCGTAGACATGAGGAGCTGCTGGCCAACCACAG TGTGCAGCAGGTGCCGGCAGACCCCAGTGGGGCACCCTGGACCCCCAAGGCTACCTTTGATGCAGCCACCTCAGACCTGGAGCCACTGCCTCTGCACCTGGTCACCAAACTCAGTCACCTACCAGAGAACCAGGCCAGGCTGGAGACGAAGTTTTGGAAGCTCCAGGCCCAG CCTTTCCAGTCCAATGGGCTCATGACGCTGCTCTTGTTCCTACAGAAGGGACCCAGTGGAGCCTCCCAGGGGAGCACATCAGAGCCACA gggCCAGGAACCTGCCTCCTGGGCCCAGATCCACCAGAAGCTCCAGGACTTCTCCCGTGGCACCCAG GTACAAACAAGAGATCCTGAGGCTGAGGAAGCTAATGGGTACAGAGGATGCCTGCAAAGTGGGGGCCACCCCTCCAGTCAAGCCCCAGCACTCCAAGACCCGCAGCCGCTAGCCAGCTGTCAAATGCACTCAGCAGAACTCTTCGCAGCCGGCATGGAACCCTCCTCACAGCACCCCCTTGCGGGCAGGGGTCATGCCACCCAATCCTCCACCTAA
- the CCDC78 gene encoding coiled-coil domain-containing protein 78 isoform X5, producing the protein MEHAAAPGHRPEPPPWATENVLRQAEDWTTSLKTELPSDLQLSEEQRLQISKELVYLQITTHHLREQHEAELFELKSEVLRLESRVLELELHGDCAAPAEADLGRRQKLAQGLGHKAQEQVHSIHHRPQVTLSAWRACLGGLGGGEPNRGAQGRSEVGTGSPVQAQPEDFLTPKTEQQKLGNSLQGEWQRVLEQHRAQKQALETRVADLGRRLQGAREEARIAGQRLATQAMVLSACQGQLRQAEAENAQLQLQLKRLNQEYAIQLQRCAQAVAESAKRTGQVPEAAALRTFLETTLEDIRAAHRSREQQLARAARAYRKRLADLSRRHEELLANHSVQQVPADPSGAPWTPKATFDAATSDLEPLPLHLVTKLSHLPENQARLETKFWKLQAQPFQSNGLMTLLLFLQKGPSGASQGSTSEPQGQEPASWAQIHQKLQDFSRGTQVQTRDPEAEEANGYRGCLQSGGHPSSQAPALQDPQPLASCQMHSAELFAAGMEPSSQHPLAGRGHATQSST; encoded by the exons ATGGAGCATGCGGCAGCCCCAGGCCACAGGCCGGAGCCCCCACCCTGGGCCACTGAGAAT GTTCTGCGGCAGGCCGAGGACTGGACAACCAGCCTCAAGACAGAGCTTCCCTCAGATCTACAACTGAGTGAGGAGCAGCGGCTGCAG ATCTCCAAGGAGTTGGTTTACCTGCAGATCACAACGCATCACTTGCGGGAGCAACACGAGGCTGAACTCTTCGAGCTGAAGAGTGAG GTCCTGCGGCTGGAGAGCCGGGTGCTGGAGCTGGAGCTGCACGGAGATTGTGCAGCCCCGGCAGAGGCTGACCTGGGGCGCCGCCAGAAGCTGGCACAGGGGCTTGGGCACAAGGCCCAGGAGCAGGTACACTCCATCCACCACAGACCCCAGGTCACCCTAAGTGCATGGAGGGCCTGCCTGGGTGGATTGGGCGGCGGGGAGCCAAACAGGGGTGCACAGGGGCGCAGTGAGGTTGGGACCGGCTCTCCTGTACAGGCACAGCCTGAGGACTTCTTGACCCCTAAGACCGAACAACAGAAGCTGGGGAACAGT CTACAGGGAGAATGGCAGCGAGTGCTGGAGCAGCACAGGGCCCAGAAGCAGGCACTGGAGACCCGCGT GGCAGATCTGGGTCGGCGGCTGCAGGGAGCCCGAGAGGAGGCCAGGATAGCTGGGCAGCGACTGGCCACACAAGCCATG GTATTGTCTGCCTGCCAGGGCCAGCTCCGCCAGGCTGAGGCGGAGAACGCCCAGCTGCAGCTGCAGCTCAAGAGGCTGAACCAAGAGTATGCCATCCAGCTGCAGCGATGTGCCCAAGCCGTGGCC GAGTCTGCAAAGCGCACCGGCCAGGTGCCCGAAGCCGCAGCCCTTAGGACGTTCCTGGAGACCACTCTGGAGGACATCCGGGCAGCACACCGCAGCCGTGAACAGCAGTTGGCCCGGGCTGCTCGCGCCTACCGCAAGCGCCTGGCAGATCTGAGCCGTAGACATGAGGAGCTGCTGGCCAACCACAG TGTGCAGCAGGTGCCGGCAGACCCCAGTGGGGCACCCTGGACCCCCAAGGCTACCTTTGATGCAGCCACCTCAGACCTGGAGCCACTGCCTCTGCACCTGGTCACCAAACTCAGTCACCTACCAGAGAACCAGGCCAGGCTGGAGACGAAGTTTTGGAAGCTCCAGGCCCAG CCTTTCCAGTCCAATGGGCTCATGACGCTGCTCTTGTTCCTACAGAAGGGACCCAGTGGAGCCTCCCAGGGGAGCACATCAGAGCCACA gggCCAGGAACCTGCCTCCTGGGCCCAGATCCACCAGAAGCTCCAGGACTTCTCCCGTGGCACCCAG GTACAAACAAGAGATCCTGAGGCTGAGGAAGCTAATGGGTACAGAGGATGCCTGCAAAGTGGGGGCCACCCCTCCAGTCAAGCCCCAGCACTCCAAGACCCGCAGCCGCTAGCCAGCTGTCAAATGCACTCAGCAGAACTCTTCGCAGCCGGCATGGAACCCTCCTCACAGCACCCCCTTGCGGGCAGGGGTCATGCCACCCAATCCTCCACCTAA
- the CCDC78 gene encoding coiled-coil domain-containing protein 78 isoform X1: MEHAAAPGHRPEPPPWATENVLRQAEDWTTSLKTELPSDLQLSEEQRLQISKELVYLQITTHHLREQHEAELFELKSEVLRLESRVLELELHGDCAAPAEADLGRRQKLAQGLGHKAQEQVHSIHHRPQVTLSAWRACLGGLGGGEPNRGAQGRSEVGTGSPVQAQPEDFLTPKTEQQKLGNSVSVQLPSLGISADLSLPRVRLGKARDPELGVSFSQPLCTRQLQGEWQRVLEQHRAQKQALETRVADLGRRLQGAREEARIAGQRLATQAMVLSACQGQLRQAEAENAQLQLQLKRLNQEYAIQLQRCAQAVAESAKRTGQVPEAAALRTFLETTLEDIRAAHRSREQQLARAARAYRKRLADLSRRHEELLANHSVQQVPADPSGAPWTPKATFDAATSDLEPLPLHLVTKLSHLPENQARLETKFWKLQAQPFQSNGLMTLLLFLQKGPSGASQGSTSEPQGQEPASWAQIHQKLQDFSRGTQVQTRDPEAEEANGYRGCLQSGGHPSSQAPALQDPQPLASCQMHSAELFAAGMEPSSQHPLAGRGHATQSST, encoded by the exons ATGGAGCATGCGGCAGCCCCAGGCCACAGGCCGGAGCCCCCACCCTGGGCCACTGAGAAT GTTCTGCGGCAGGCCGAGGACTGGACAACCAGCCTCAAGACAGAGCTTCCCTCAGATCTACAACTGAGTGAGGAGCAGCGGCTGCAG ATCTCCAAGGAGTTGGTTTACCTGCAGATCACAACGCATCACTTGCGGGAGCAACACGAGGCTGAACTCTTCGAGCTGAAGAGTGAG GTCCTGCGGCTGGAGAGCCGGGTGCTGGAGCTGGAGCTGCACGGAGATTGTGCAGCCCCGGCAGAGGCTGACCTGGGGCGCCGCCAGAAGCTGGCACAGGGGCTTGGGCACAAGGCCCAGGAGCAGGTACACTCCATCCACCACAGACCCCAGGTCACCCTAAGTGCATGGAGGGCCTGCCTGGGTGGATTGGGCGGCGGGGAGCCAAACAGGGGTGCACAGGGGCGCAGTGAGGTTGGGACCGGCTCTCCTGTACAGGCACAGCCTGAGGACTTCTTGACCCCTAAGACCGAACAACAGAAGCTGGGGAACAGTGTGAGTGTGCAGCTCCCTAGCCTGGGAATTAGTGCAGATCTGTCCCTGCCCAGGGTGCGGCTGGGCAAGGCCAGGGACCCAGAGCTTGGGGTCTCATTCAGCCAGCCCTTGTGTACCCGGCAGCTACAGGGAGAATGGCAGCGAGTGCTGGAGCAGCACAGGGCCCAGAAGCAGGCACTGGAGACCCGCGT GGCAGATCTGGGTCGGCGGCTGCAGGGAGCCCGAGAGGAGGCCAGGATAGCTGGGCAGCGACTGGCCACACAAGCCATG GTATTGTCTGCCTGCCAGGGCCAGCTCCGCCAGGCTGAGGCGGAGAACGCCCAGCTGCAGCTGCAGCTCAAGAGGCTGAACCAAGAGTATGCCATCCAGCTGCAGCGATGTGCCCAAGCCGTGGCC GAGTCTGCAAAGCGCACCGGCCAGGTGCCCGAAGCCGCAGCCCTTAGGACGTTCCTGGAGACCACTCTGGAGGACATCCGGGCAGCACACCGCAGCCGTGAACAGCAGTTGGCCCGGGCTGCTCGCGCCTACCGCAAGCGCCTGGCAGATCTGAGCCGTAGACATGAGGAGCTGCTGGCCAACCACAG TGTGCAGCAGGTGCCGGCAGACCCCAGTGGGGCACCCTGGACCCCCAAGGCTACCTTTGATGCAGCCACCTCAGACCTGGAGCCACTGCCTCTGCACCTGGTCACCAAACTCAGTCACCTACCAGAGAACCAGGCCAGGCTGGAGACGAAGTTTTGGAAGCTCCAGGCCCAG CCTTTCCAGTCCAATGGGCTCATGACGCTGCTCTTGTTCCTACAGAAGGGACCCAGTGGAGCCTCCCAGGGGAGCACATCAGAGCCACA gggCCAGGAACCTGCCTCCTGGGCCCAGATCCACCAGAAGCTCCAGGACTTCTCCCGTGGCACCCAG GTACAAACAAGAGATCCTGAGGCTGAGGAAGCTAATGGGTACAGAGGATGCCTGCAAAGTGGGGGCCACCCCTCCAGTCAAGCCCCAGCACTCCAAGACCCGCAGCCGCTAGCCAGCTGTCAAATGCACTCAGCAGAACTCTTCGCAGCCGGCATGGAACCCTCCTCACAGCACCCCCTTGCGGGCAGGGGTCATGCCACCCAATCCTCCACCTAA
- the CCDC78 gene encoding coiled-coil domain-containing protein 78 isoform X6 produces the protein MEHAAAPGHRPEPPPWATENVLRQAEDWTTSLKTELPSDLQLSEEQRLQISKELVYLQITTHHLREQHEAELFELKSEVLRLESRVLELELHGDCAAPAEADLGRRQKLAQGLGHKAQEQAQPEDFLTPKTEQQKLGNSVSVQLPSLGISADLSLPRVRLGKARDPELGVSFSQPLCTRQLQGEWQRVLEQHRAQKQALETRVADLGRRLQGAREEARIAGQRLATQAMVLSACQGQLRQAEAENAQLQLQLKRLNQEYAIQLQRCAQAVAESAKRTGQVPEAAALRTFLETTLEDIRAAHRSREQQLARAARAYRKRLADLSRRHEELLANHSVQQVPADPSGAPWTPKATFDAATSDLEPLPLHLVTKLSHLPENQARLETKFWKLQAQPFQSNGLMTLLLFLQKGPSGASQGSTSEPQGQEPASWAQIHQKLQDFSRGTQVQTRDPEAEEANGYRGCLQSGGHPSSQAPALQDPQPLASCQMHSAELFAAGMEPSSQHPLAGRGHATQSST, from the exons ATGGAGCATGCGGCAGCCCCAGGCCACAGGCCGGAGCCCCCACCCTGGGCCACTGAGAAT GTTCTGCGGCAGGCCGAGGACTGGACAACCAGCCTCAAGACAGAGCTTCCCTCAGATCTACAACTGAGTGAGGAGCAGCGGCTGCAG ATCTCCAAGGAGTTGGTTTACCTGCAGATCACAACGCATCACTTGCGGGAGCAACACGAGGCTGAACTCTTCGAGCTGAAGAGTGAG GTCCTGCGGCTGGAGAGCCGGGTGCTGGAGCTGGAGCTGCACGGAGATTGTGCAGCCCCGGCAGAGGCTGACCTGGGGCGCCGCCAGAAGCTGGCACAGGGGCTTGGGCACAAGGCCCAGGAGCAG GCACAGCCTGAGGACTTCTTGACCCCTAAGACCGAACAACAGAAGCTGGGGAACAGTGTGAGTGTGCAGCTCCCTAGCCTGGGAATTAGTGCAGATCTGTCCCTGCCCAGGGTGCGGCTGGGCAAGGCCAGGGACCCAGAGCTTGGGGTCTCATTCAGCCAGCCCTTGTGTACCCGGCAGCTACAGGGAGAATGGCAGCGAGTGCTGGAGCAGCACAGGGCCCAGAAGCAGGCACTGGAGACCCGCGT GGCAGATCTGGGTCGGCGGCTGCAGGGAGCCCGAGAGGAGGCCAGGATAGCTGGGCAGCGACTGGCCACACAAGCCATG GTATTGTCTGCCTGCCAGGGCCAGCTCCGCCAGGCTGAGGCGGAGAACGCCCAGCTGCAGCTGCAGCTCAAGAGGCTGAACCAAGAGTATGCCATCCAGCTGCAGCGATGTGCCCAAGCCGTGGCC GAGTCTGCAAAGCGCACCGGCCAGGTGCCCGAAGCCGCAGCCCTTAGGACGTTCCTGGAGACCACTCTGGAGGACATCCGGGCAGCACACCGCAGCCGTGAACAGCAGTTGGCCCGGGCTGCTCGCGCCTACCGCAAGCGCCTGGCAGATCTGAGCCGTAGACATGAGGAGCTGCTGGCCAACCACAG TGTGCAGCAGGTGCCGGCAGACCCCAGTGGGGCACCCTGGACCCCCAAGGCTACCTTTGATGCAGCCACCTCAGACCTGGAGCCACTGCCTCTGCACCTGGTCACCAAACTCAGTCACCTACCAGAGAACCAGGCCAGGCTGGAGACGAAGTTTTGGAAGCTCCAGGCCCAG CCTTTCCAGTCCAATGGGCTCATGACGCTGCTCTTGTTCCTACAGAAGGGACCCAGTGGAGCCTCCCAGGGGAGCACATCAGAGCCACA gggCCAGGAACCTGCCTCCTGGGCCCAGATCCACCAGAAGCTCCAGGACTTCTCCCGTGGCACCCAG GTACAAACAAGAGATCCTGAGGCTGAGGAAGCTAATGGGTACAGAGGATGCCTGCAAAGTGGGGGCCACCCCTCCAGTCAAGCCCCAGCACTCCAAGACCCGCAGCCGCTAGCCAGCTGTCAAATGCACTCAGCAGAACTCTTCGCAGCCGGCATGGAACCCTCCTCACAGCACCCCCTTGCGGGCAGGGGTCATGCCACCCAATCCTCCACCTAA
- the CCDC78 gene encoding coiled-coil domain-containing protein 78 isoform X4 — MEHAAAPGHRPEPPPWATENVLRQAEDWTTSLKTELPSDLQLSEEQRLQISKELVYLQITTHHLREQHEAELFELKSEVLRLESRVLELELHGDCAAPAEADLGRRQKLAQGLGHKAQEQVHSIHHRPQVTLSAWRACLGGLGGGEPNRGAQGRSEVGTGSPVQAQPEDFLTPKTEQQKLGNSVSVQLPSLGISADLSLPRVRLGKARDPELGVSFSQPLCTRQLQGEWQRVLEQHRAQKQALETRVADLGRRLQGAREEARIAGQRLATQAMVLSACQGQLRQAEAENAQLQLQLKRLNQEYAIQLQRCAQAVAESAKRTGQVPEAAALRTFLETTLEDIRAAHRSREQQLARAARAYRKRLADLSRRHEELLANHSVQQVPADPSGAPWTPKATFDAATSDLEPLPLHLVTKLSHLPENQARLETKFWKLQAQKGPSGASQGSTSEPQGQEPASWAQIHQKLQDFSRGTQAELERERAKLLVRATMAEEQLSELQDYVDQHLGRYKQEILRLRKLMGTEDACKVGATPPVKPQHSKTRSR; from the exons ATGGAGCATGCGGCAGCCCCAGGCCACAGGCCGGAGCCCCCACCCTGGGCCACTGAGAAT GTTCTGCGGCAGGCCGAGGACTGGACAACCAGCCTCAAGACAGAGCTTCCCTCAGATCTACAACTGAGTGAGGAGCAGCGGCTGCAG ATCTCCAAGGAGTTGGTTTACCTGCAGATCACAACGCATCACTTGCGGGAGCAACACGAGGCTGAACTCTTCGAGCTGAAGAGTGAG GTCCTGCGGCTGGAGAGCCGGGTGCTGGAGCTGGAGCTGCACGGAGATTGTGCAGCCCCGGCAGAGGCTGACCTGGGGCGCCGCCAGAAGCTGGCACAGGGGCTTGGGCACAAGGCCCAGGAGCAGGTACACTCCATCCACCACAGACCCCAGGTCACCCTAAGTGCATGGAGGGCCTGCCTGGGTGGATTGGGCGGCGGGGAGCCAAACAGGGGTGCACAGGGGCGCAGTGAGGTTGGGACCGGCTCTCCTGTACAGGCACAGCCTGAGGACTTCTTGACCCCTAAGACCGAACAACAGAAGCTGGGGAACAGTGTGAGTGTGCAGCTCCCTAGCCTGGGAATTAGTGCAGATCTGTCCCTGCCCAGGGTGCGGCTGGGCAAGGCCAGGGACCCAGAGCTTGGGGTCTCATTCAGCCAGCCCTTGTGTACCCGGCAGCTACAGGGAGAATGGCAGCGAGTGCTGGAGCAGCACAGGGCCCAGAAGCAGGCACTGGAGACCCGCGT GGCAGATCTGGGTCGGCGGCTGCAGGGAGCCCGAGAGGAGGCCAGGATAGCTGGGCAGCGACTGGCCACACAAGCCATG GTATTGTCTGCCTGCCAGGGCCAGCTCCGCCAGGCTGAGGCGGAGAACGCCCAGCTGCAGCTGCAGCTCAAGAGGCTGAACCAAGAGTATGCCATCCAGCTGCAGCGATGTGCCCAAGCCGTGGCC GAGTCTGCAAAGCGCACCGGCCAGGTGCCCGAAGCCGCAGCCCTTAGGACGTTCCTGGAGACCACTCTGGAGGACATCCGGGCAGCACACCGCAGCCGTGAACAGCAGTTGGCCCGGGCTGCTCGCGCCTACCGCAAGCGCCTGGCAGATCTGAGCCGTAGACATGAGGAGCTGCTGGCCAACCACAG TGTGCAGCAGGTGCCGGCAGACCCCAGTGGGGCACCCTGGACCCCCAAGGCTACCTTTGATGCAGCCACCTCAGACCTGGAGCCACTGCCTCTGCACCTGGTCACCAAACTCAGTCACCTACCAGAGAACCAGGCCAGGCTGGAGACGAAGTTTTGGAAGCTCCAGGCCCAG AAGGGACCCAGTGGAGCCTCCCAGGGGAGCACATCAGAGCCACA gggCCAGGAACCTGCCTCCTGGGCCCAGATCCACCAGAAGCTCCAGGACTTCTCCCGTGGCACCCAG GCAGAGCTGGAACGTGAGCGGGCAAAGCTACTAGTCCGGGCCACAATGGCTGAGGAGCAACTTTCTGAGCTACAGGACTATGTGGACCAGCACTTAGGCAG GTACAAACAAGAGATCCTGAGGCTGAGGAAGCTAATGGGTACAGAGGATGCCTGCAAAGTGGGGGCCACCCCTCCAGTCAAGCCCCAGCACTCCAAGACCCGCAGCCGCTAG
- the CCDC78 gene encoding coiled-coil domain-containing protein 78 isoform X2: MEHAAAPGHRPEPPPWATENVLRQAEDWTTSLKTELPSDLQLSEEQRLQISKELVYLQITTHHLREQHEAELFELKSEVLRLESRVLELELHGDCAAPAEADLGRRQKLAQGLGHKAQEQVHSIHHRPQVTLSAWRACLGGLGGGEPNRGAQGRSEVGTGSPVQAQPEDFLTPKTEQQKLGNSVSVQLPSLGISADLSLPRVRLGKARDPELGVSFSQPLCTRQLQGEWQRVLEQHRAQKQALETRVADLGRRLQGAREEARIAGQRLATQAMVLSACQGQLRQAEAENAQLQLQLKRLNQEYAIQLQRCAQAVAESAKRTGQVPEAAALRTFLETTLEDIRAAHRSREQQLARAARAYRKRLADLSRRHEELLANHSVQQVPADPSGAPWTPKATFDAATSDLEPLPLHLVTKLSHLPENQARLETKFWKLQAQPFQSNGLMTLLLFLQKGPSGASQGSTSEPQGQEPASWAQIHQKLQDFSRGTQAELERERAKLLVRATMAEEQLSELQDYVDQHLGRYKQEILRLRKLMGTEDACKVGATPPVKPQHSKTRSR; the protein is encoded by the exons ATGGAGCATGCGGCAGCCCCAGGCCACAGGCCGGAGCCCCCACCCTGGGCCACTGAGAAT GTTCTGCGGCAGGCCGAGGACTGGACAACCAGCCTCAAGACAGAGCTTCCCTCAGATCTACAACTGAGTGAGGAGCAGCGGCTGCAG ATCTCCAAGGAGTTGGTTTACCTGCAGATCACAACGCATCACTTGCGGGAGCAACACGAGGCTGAACTCTTCGAGCTGAAGAGTGAG GTCCTGCGGCTGGAGAGCCGGGTGCTGGAGCTGGAGCTGCACGGAGATTGTGCAGCCCCGGCAGAGGCTGACCTGGGGCGCCGCCAGAAGCTGGCACAGGGGCTTGGGCACAAGGCCCAGGAGCAGGTACACTCCATCCACCACAGACCCCAGGTCACCCTAAGTGCATGGAGGGCCTGCCTGGGTGGATTGGGCGGCGGGGAGCCAAACAGGGGTGCACAGGGGCGCAGTGAGGTTGGGACCGGCTCTCCTGTACAGGCACAGCCTGAGGACTTCTTGACCCCTAAGACCGAACAACAGAAGCTGGGGAACAGTGTGAGTGTGCAGCTCCCTAGCCTGGGAATTAGTGCAGATCTGTCCCTGCCCAGGGTGCGGCTGGGCAAGGCCAGGGACCCAGAGCTTGGGGTCTCATTCAGCCAGCCCTTGTGTACCCGGCAGCTACAGGGAGAATGGCAGCGAGTGCTGGAGCAGCACAGGGCCCAGAAGCAGGCACTGGAGACCCGCGT GGCAGATCTGGGTCGGCGGCTGCAGGGAGCCCGAGAGGAGGCCAGGATAGCTGGGCAGCGACTGGCCACACAAGCCATG GTATTGTCTGCCTGCCAGGGCCAGCTCCGCCAGGCTGAGGCGGAGAACGCCCAGCTGCAGCTGCAGCTCAAGAGGCTGAACCAAGAGTATGCCATCCAGCTGCAGCGATGTGCCCAAGCCGTGGCC GAGTCTGCAAAGCGCACCGGCCAGGTGCCCGAAGCCGCAGCCCTTAGGACGTTCCTGGAGACCACTCTGGAGGACATCCGGGCAGCACACCGCAGCCGTGAACAGCAGTTGGCCCGGGCTGCTCGCGCCTACCGCAAGCGCCTGGCAGATCTGAGCCGTAGACATGAGGAGCTGCTGGCCAACCACAG TGTGCAGCAGGTGCCGGCAGACCCCAGTGGGGCACCCTGGACCCCCAAGGCTACCTTTGATGCAGCCACCTCAGACCTGGAGCCACTGCCTCTGCACCTGGTCACCAAACTCAGTCACCTACCAGAGAACCAGGCCAGGCTGGAGACGAAGTTTTGGAAGCTCCAGGCCCAG CCTTTCCAGTCCAATGGGCTCATGACGCTGCTCTTGTTCCTACAGAAGGGACCCAGTGGAGCCTCCCAGGGGAGCACATCAGAGCCACA gggCCAGGAACCTGCCTCCTGGGCCCAGATCCACCAGAAGCTCCAGGACTTCTCCCGTGGCACCCAG GCAGAGCTGGAACGTGAGCGGGCAAAGCTACTAGTCCGGGCCACAATGGCTGAGGAGCAACTTTCTGAGCTACAGGACTATGTGGACCAGCACTTAGGCAG GTACAAACAAGAGATCCTGAGGCTGAGGAAGCTAATGGGTACAGAGGATGCCTGCAAAGTGGGGGCCACCCCTCCAGTCAAGCCCCAGCACTCCAAGACCCGCAGCCGCTAG